Proteins encoded within one genomic window of Arachis ipaensis cultivar K30076 chromosome B08, Araip1.1, whole genome shotgun sequence:
- the LOC107611619 gene encoding uncharacterized protein LOC107611619 isoform X1, which translates to MMVGTKRQSSSSSSLIKRSIWIIAFVFVLSFFLVVAYYYQPKLKASQKGCYSTQGCGTNTNDVQLIKVEDNKEEEVELVPRELTDEEMESRVVVKDILRLQNLQPKKPKVAFMFLTQGSLPFEKLWHMFFSGHEGKFSVYVHASRETPIHFSNYFIGRDIHSEPVAWGKFSMVEAEKRLLGNALLDPDNQHFVLLSESCVPVRPFQFVYKYLLFSNVSFLDCYLDLGPHGNGRYIDYMMPEVEEKDFRKGSQWFTMKRQHALIVMADNLYLRKFRDHCRPGMEGGRNCYSDEHYFPTFFHMIDPGGISNWSVTYVDWSEGKWHPRSFTAEEVNNRFLEALTSIDVCPHITSDEKRTIRFTPCMWKGSRRPCYLFARKFFPETLDNLVALFSNYSTLL; encoded by the exons ATGATGGTAGGGACAAAaagacaatcatcatcatcatcatcactaatAAAGAGATCAATTTGGATTATTGCATTCGTTTTTGTGTTGTCATTTTTTTTGGTTGTTGCCTACTATTATCAACCAAAACTAAAAGCAAGCCAAAAAGGATGCTATAGTACCCAAGGTTGTGGCACAAACACAAATGATGTTCAATTAATCAAAGTTGAAGATAATAAGGAAGAAGAAGTGGAACTAGTACCAAGGGAACTAACTGATGAAGAAATGGAATCTAGGGTTGTTGTTAAGGATATACTCAGGCTTCAAAATCTTCAACCCAAGAAGCCCAAGGTTGCCTTCATGTTCTTAACACAGGGTTCATTGCCTTTTGAGAAACTATGGCACATGTTTTTTAGT GGTCATGAAGGCAAATTCTCTGTTTATGTCCATGCTTCAAGGGAAACACCAATACATTTCAGTAATTATTTTATTGGTCGAGACATTCATAGTGAACCG GTAGCTTGGGGAAAATTTTCAATGGTTGAAGCAGAAAAAAGACTTTTGGGTAACGCACTTTTAGACCCTGATAACCAACATTTTGTCCTACTGTCAGAAAG CTGTGTACCTGTACGTCCCTTTCAATTTGTTTACAAATACTTATTGTTTTCAAATGTCAGCTTCCTTGACTG CTATCTTGATCTTGGTCCTCATGGAAATGGAAGATATATAGATTATATGATGCCTGAAGTGgaggagaaggattttcgaaaaggTTCACAG tggttcacaatgaagcGACAGCATGCTCTAATAGTTATGGCAGACAACCTCTACCTTAGAAAATTTAGGGACCATTGCAGG CCAGGTATGGAAGGAGGACGCAACTGCTATTCTGATGAGCATTACTTTCCAACTTTTTTCCAT ATGATTGATCCAGGTGGAATTTCAAATTGGTCAGTTACCTATGTTGATTGGTCCGAAGGAAAATGGCATCCAAGGTCATTCACTGCTGAGGAAGTTAATAATAGATTCCTGGAAGCCTTAACA TCCATTGATGTATGTCCACATATTACAAGTGATGAAAAG AGAACAATAAGGTTTACACCTTGCATGTGGAAAGGATCGAGACGACCATGTTATCTATTTGCTAGGAAATTTTTTCCTGAAACTCTTGATAATTTGGTGGCACTTTTCTCAAATTACTCAACATTATTATAG
- the LOC107611619 gene encoding uncharacterized protein LOC107611619 isoform X2 → MMVGTKRQSSSSSSLIKRSIWIIAFVFVLSFFLVVAYYYQPKLKASQKGCYSTQGCGTNTNDVQLIKVEDNKEEEVELVPRELTDEEMESRVVVKDILRLQNLQPKKPKVAFMFLTQGSLPFEKLWHMFFSGHEGKFSVYVHASRETPIHFSNYFIGRDIHSEPVSWGKFSMVEAEKRLLGNALLDPDNQHFVLLSESCVPVRPFQFVYKYLLFSNVSFLDCYLDLGPHGNGRYIDYMMPEVEEKDFRKGSQWFTMKRQHALIVMADNLYLRKFRDHCRPGMEGGRNCYSDEHYFPTFFHMIDPGGISNWSVTYVDWSEGKWHPRSFTAEEVNNRFLEALTSIDVCPHITSDEKRTIRFTPCMWKGSRRPCYLFARKFFPETLDNLVALFSNYSTLL, encoded by the exons ATGATGGTAGGGACAAAaagacaatcatcatcatcatcatcactaatAAAGAGATCAATTTGGATTATTGCATTCGTTTTTGTGTTGTCATTTTTTTTGGTTGTTGCCTACTATTATCAACCAAAACTAAAAGCAAGCCAAAAAGGATGCTATAGTACCCAAGGTTGTGGCACAAACACAAATGATGTTCAATTAATCAAAGTTGAAGATAATAAGGAAGAAGAAGTGGAACTAGTACCAAGGGAACTAACTGATGAAGAAATGGAATCTAGGGTTGTTGTTAAGGATATACTCAGGCTTCAAAATCTTCAACCCAAGAAGCCCAAGGTTGCCTTCATGTTCTTAACACAGGGTTCATTGCCTTTTGAGAAACTATGGCACATGTTTTTTAGT GGTCATGAAGGCAAATTCTCTGTTTATGTCCATGCTTCAAGGGAAACACCAATACATTTCAGTAATTATTTTATTGGTCGAGACATTCATAGTGAACCGGTAT CTTGGGGAAAATTTTCAATGGTTGAAGCAGAAAAAAGACTTTTGGGTAACGCACTTTTAGACCCTGATAACCAACATTTTGTCCTACTGTCAGAAAG CTGTGTACCTGTACGTCCCTTTCAATTTGTTTACAAATACTTATTGTTTTCAAATGTCAGCTTCCTTGACTG CTATCTTGATCTTGGTCCTCATGGAAATGGAAGATATATAGATTATATGATGCCTGAAGTGgaggagaaggattttcgaaaaggTTCACAG tggttcacaatgaagcGACAGCATGCTCTAATAGTTATGGCAGACAACCTCTACCTTAGAAAATTTAGGGACCATTGCAGG CCAGGTATGGAAGGAGGACGCAACTGCTATTCTGATGAGCATTACTTTCCAACTTTTTTCCAT ATGATTGATCCAGGTGGAATTTCAAATTGGTCAGTTACCTATGTTGATTGGTCCGAAGGAAAATGGCATCCAAGGTCATTCACTGCTGAGGAAGTTAATAATAGATTCCTGGAAGCCTTAACA TCCATTGATGTATGTCCACATATTACAAGTGATGAAAAG AGAACAATAAGGTTTACACCTTGCATGTGGAAAGGATCGAGACGACCATGTTATCTATTTGCTAGGAAATTTTTTCCTGAAACTCTTGATAATTTGGTGGCACTTTTCTCAAATTACTCAACATTATTATAG